A genomic segment from Capra hircus breed San Clemente chromosome 7, ASM170441v1, whole genome shotgun sequence encodes:
- the MEX3D gene encoding RNA-binding protein MEX3D: MPSSTGQPDGGGGARGGEPGAPVCGDPSPGPPPPPPPPPPEGADEAAPAPRPPPEPDDAAAALRLALDQLSGLGLGGAGDQDEEGATAGGGDGARAATGGADGGAAAEPAPPDGPETGAPGVAVAPGPLPLLEPDVSPPPPPRPSPPDVFAGFAPHPAALGPPTLLAEQMSVIGSRKKSVNMTECVPVPSSEHVAEIVGRQGCKIKALRAKTNTYIKTPVRGEEPVFIVTGRKEDVEMAKREILSAAEHFSVIRATRSKAGGLPGTAQGPPNLPGQTTIQVRVPYRVVGLVVGPKGATIKRIQQRTHTYIVTPGRDKEPVFAVTGMPENVDRAREEIEAHITLRTGAFTDASPDSDFHSNGTDVCLDLLGAAAGLWAKAPNPGRRPPAPTASLRGDTALGAPGGPESFYAGSRGGPPVPVPVPDTGPASPYSTSGNGGFTFGGDGPGAPTGPPAPEDCDFGFDFLALDLTVPTAATIWAPFERATPLPAFGGCSAVNGAPAPPAPGARRSSGTGTPRHSPTLPEPGGLGLELPLARRPTPDPVGALPWRPPQGSLTSFSSSASFSAATSLPSSSSASSCSALDSSAPESGRKPPVAPAPAAPARECVVCAEGEVMAALVPCGHNLFCMDCAVRICGKSEPECPACRTPATQAIHIFS; encoded by the exons ATGCCTAGCTCCACCGGACAGCCCGACGGCGGCGGGGGCGCGCGCGGCGGCGAACCCGGGGCGCCGGTCTGCGGGGACCCCAGCCCGGgtcccccgccgccgccgccgccgcccccgcccgagGGCGCCGATGAGGCCGCGCCCGCGCCCCGGCCGCCGCCCGAGCCCGACGACGCGGCCGCCGCGCTGCGCCTGGCCTTGGACCAGCTctcggggctggggctggggggcgcGGGCGACCAGGACGAGGAGGGGGCGACCGCGGGCGGCGGAGACGGAGCGCGTGCAGCGACTGGGGGCGCAGACGGCGGGGCCGCGGCGGAGCCGGCGCCCCCCGACGGGCCTGAGACGGGGGCGCCCGGGGTGGCCGTGGCCCCCGGCCCGCTGCCGCTGCTGGAGCCGGACGTGAGTCCCCCGCCGCCGCCTCGGCCGTCGCCGCCCGACGTGTTCGCAGGCTTCGCGCCCCACCCCGCGGCGCTGGGCCCCCCGACGCTGCTGGCGGAGCAGATGAGCGTGATCGGCAGCCGCAAGAAGAGCGTGAACATGACCGAGTGCGTGCCCGTGCCCAGCTCCGAGCACGTCGCCGAGATCGTGGGTCGCCAGG GGTGCAAGATCAAGGCTCTGAGAGCCAAGACGAATACGTACATCAAGACTCCAGTGCGAGGGGAGGAGCCAGTCTTTATCGTGACCGGCCGCAAGGAGGACGTGGAGATGGCCAAGCGTGAGATCCTGTCGGCTGCCGAGCACTTCTCTGTGATCCGGGCCACGCGGAGCAAGGCGGGCGGGCTGCCGGGTACGGCACAGGGCCCACCCAACCTGCCTGGACAGACCACGATCCAGGTGCGCGTGCCCTACCGCGTGGTGGGGCTGGTGGTGGGGCCCAAGGGCGCCACCATCAAGCGCATCCAGCAACGGACGCATACGTACATCGTAACGCCTGGGCGTGACAAGGAGCCGGTGTTTGCCGTGACGGGCATGCCTGAGAACGTGGACCGGGCACGCGAGGAGATCGAGGCCCATATCACACTGCGCACGGGGGCCTTCACCGACGCCAGCCCTGACAGCGACTTCCACTCCAACGGCACAGATGTCTGCTTGGACCTGCTCGGGGCGGCCGCAGGCCTCTGGGCCAAAGCCCCCAACCCGGGCCGCCGGCCCCCAGCACCCACAGCCAGCCTTCGTGGGGACACTGCGCTGGGCGCCCCGGGAGGCCCTGAGTCCTTCTACGCGGGCAGCCGCGGGGGGCCGCCGGTGCCTGTGCCGGTGCCGGACACCGGCCCCGCCAGCCCCTACAGCACTTCTGGCAACGGGGGTTTCACCTTCGGTGGGGACGGTCCTGGGGCCCCCACGGGGCCACCCGCCCCCGAGGACTGCGACTTTGGCTTCGACTTCCTGGCGCTGGACCTGACCGTGCCCACCGCGGCCACCATCTGGGCGCCTTTCGAGCGGGCCACCCCGCTGCCGGCCTTTGGTGGCTGCTCAGCGGTCAATGGGGCCCCCGCGCCGCCAGCCCCGGGTGCCCGACGCAGCAGCGGGACCGGCACACCACGCCACTCACCCACGCTGCCCGAGCCCGGTGGCCTGGGCCTGGAGCTCCCGCTGGCCCGCCGGCCTACGCCGGACCCAGTAGGTGCCCTGCCCTGGCGGCCCCCACAGGGCTCCCTGACGTCCTTCTCAAGCAGTGCCAGCTTCTCTGCAGCCACCTCGCTGCCCAGCAGCTCCTCGGCCTCCTCGTGCTCGGCGCTGGACTCCAGTGCCCCCGAGAGTGGCCGTAAGCCCCCAGTGGCCCCGGCACCTGCGGCCCCGGCGCGGGAGTGCGTGGTGTGTGCCGAGGGCGAGGTGATGGCCGCTCTGGTACCCTGCGGCCACAACCTCTTCTGCATGGACTGCGCCGTCCGCATCTGCGGCAAGAGCGAGCCAGAGTGCCCAGCCTGCCGCACGCCCGCCACCCAGGCCATCCATATCTTTTCCTAG
- the PLK5 gene encoding LOW QUALITY PROTEIN: inactive serine/threonine-protein kinase PLK5 (The sequence of the model RefSeq protein was modified relative to this genomic sequence to represent the inferred CDS: deleted 2 bases in 1 codon), with the protein MDPRPRRRRRRSCCPLVSVFLRDPSSGRVYKRGKLIGKGAFSRCYKLTDMSTSAVFALKVVPRGGGGAARLNARGKVEREIALHSRLRHRNIVAFHGHFADRDHVYMVLEYCSRQSLAHVLQARQTLTEPEVRYYLRGLVSGLSYLHQRRIVHRDLKLSNFFLNKNMEVKIGDLGLATRMGPGGRCHRVLCGTPNFLAPEVVSRNGHSCQSDIWALGCIMYMVLTGVPPFVAAPLSEMYQNIRDGRYPEPAHLSANARRLIARLLAPNPAERPSLDHLLQDDFFTQGFTPDRLPPHSCHSPPIFVIPQPLGRLFRKVGQLLLPQCRAPCPLASQKASGPGEDGSDPDSMEWGSEVRAGSKEVGPIQLLAQGTLQSALAGPKGSPRQEVEAAIRNLQLCLDSGPPAMQDPPGEQQPVFWAPKWVDYSSKYRFGYQLSDGGNRVLVRDSTHTHMALHHPGGWYKVPCWLSCGSLPGPCGSGFKRRGLPMPSWPVAPGLCLLCFLVSGQVVLLLFSDGMVQGVKGPLKWAWAGASSPFHPSFSPHWQVSSSGDREQLVLSGGGEELLLTVWELGQPGTSYPLGILRGHGCAPGTHQHFQHAILMLQSI; encoded by the exons ATGGATCCccggccgcggcggcggcggcggcgcagtTGCTGCCCGCTGGTCTCCGTCTTTCTGCGAGACCCAAGCTCGGGGCGCGTGTATAAGCGCGGGAAGCTGATCGGCAAG GGCGCCTTCAGCCGCTGCTACAAGCTGACCGACATGTCCACCAGCGCTGTGTTCGCGCTCAAAGTGGTGCCTcgcggagggggcggggctgcGCGGCTAAACGCCCGCGGCAAG GTGGAACGCGAGATCGCTCTACACAGCCGCCTGCGACATCGCAATATCGTGGCCTTCCACGGCCACTTCGCTGACCGGGACCATGTATACATGGTGTTGGAATACTGCAGTCGCCAG TCTCTGGCCCACGTGCTGCAGGCACGGCAGACGCTGACGGAGCCCGAGGTGCGCTACTATCTTCGAGGCCTGGTCAGCGGCCTGAGCTACCTGCACCAGAGGCGCATCGTCCACCGGGACCTGAAGCTCA GTAACTTCTTCCTGAACAAGAACATGGAGGTGAAGATCGGAGACCTGGGGCTGGCCACCAGGATGGGGCCAGGGGGCCGCTGCCACAG AGTGCTCTGCGGGACCCCGAACTTCCTGGCTCCGGAGGTAGTGTCCAGAAACGGACATTCCTGCCAGTCGGACATCTGGGCTCTGGGCTGCAtcat GTACATGGTGCTGACTGGCGTCCCTCCCTTCGTGGCGGCTCCCCTGTCGGAGATGTACCAGAACATCCGAGATGGCCGCTACCCCGAGCCTGCACACCTGTCTGCCAATGCGCGCCGCCTCATCGCCCGCCTGCTGGCCCCCAATCCGGCCGAGCGGCCCAGCCTGGACCACCTGCTGCAGGATGACTTTTTCACACAG GGCTTCACCCCGGACCGGCTGCCACCCCACTCCTGCCACAGCCCGCCCATCTTCGTCATCCCCCAGCCTCTGGGCAGACTTTTCCGAAAGGTGGGCCAGCTGCTACTGCCCCAGTGCCGGGCGCCCT GTCCCTTGGCTTCTCAGAAGGCCTCAGGTCCTGGAGAAGATGGTTCAGACCCTGACTCCATGGAGTGGGGCAGTGAGGTGAGGGCCGGGAGCAAGGAGGTA GGCCCCATCCAGCTGCTGGCCCAGGGGACCCTCCAGAGTGCCCTGGCGG GGCCCAAGGGGAGTCCAAGGCAGGAGGTAGAGGCAGCCATCAGAAACCTGCAGCTCTGCCTGGATTCGGGCCCCCCAG CCATGCAGGACCCCCCAGGAGAGCAGCAGCCTGTCTTCTGGGCCCCCAAGTGGGTGGACTATTCTAGCAAGTATCGCTTTGGCTACCAACTGTCAGACGGTGGCAACAGGGTCTTGGTTCGGGATAGCACCCACACCCACATGGCCCTGCACCACCCAGGGGGAT GGTACAAGGTTCCCTGCTGGCTGTCCTGCGGCTCTTTGCCTGGTCCATGCGGTAGTGGCTTCAAGAG GAGGGGCCTGCCCATGCCCAGCTGGCCGGTAGCACCCGGCCTCTGCCTGCTGTGCTTCCTGGTGTCCGGGCAGGTGGTGCTGCTGCTCTTCAGTGACGGGATGGTGCAGGGGGTCAAGGGGCCCCTCAAATGGGCCTG GGCCGGGGCCTCTTCTCCCTTCCACCCCAGCTTCTCCCCACATTGGCAGGTCAGCAGCAGCGGAGATCGGGAACAACTCGTGTTGAGCGGGGGTGGTGAGGAGCTGCTGCTC ACAGTCTGGGAACTGGGCCAGCCTGGCACCTCCTACCCGCTGGGCATCCTGCGGGGCCATGGCTGTGCCCCAGGCACCCACCAGCACTTTCAGCATGCCATCCTCATGCTACAGAGCATCTAG